One part of the Acidobacteriota bacterium genome encodes these proteins:
- the nuoF gene encoding NADH-quinone oxidoreductase subunit NuoF has protein sequence MTQPILLRAREVKNSRAISTYLRLGGYSAIQKALGMSRLDVIEEVKASGVRGRGGAGFPAGVKWGFVPKDSPKPKYMICNADESEPGTFKDRELILVDPHMILEGIAIASYAIGSNTAYIYIRGEFAEEARILETAIAEARRKEFLGKNILGSGFDLDIHIHRGAGAYICGEETALIESIEGKRGQPRLKPPFPAVVGLFGCPTVVNNVETLACVPHIIEHGASWFAGIGTERSTGTKLFSVSGHVERPGVYEVPMGTTFREIIERHCGGIRDGRGLKAFIPGGSSAPVLPAALVDTPADFDAVAQAGSMLGSGGVIVMDETVDMVWALENLLVFYAHESCGQCSPCREGSDWAVDIVRRIRRGNGQPKDIETLRRISRYASQGMTICPLGDAFCGPITSFLDHFGDEFERAIAEGSFEQSNVQPILPVRSDTALFGG, from the coding sequence ATCTACCTATCTTCGGCTGGGCGGATATTCGGCCATCCAGAAGGCCCTCGGAATGAGTCGGCTCGACGTGATCGAGGAGGTGAAGGCGTCAGGAGTGCGCGGACGTGGTGGTGCGGGCTTCCCGGCAGGTGTCAAGTGGGGCTTCGTGCCGAAGGATTCTCCCAAGCCGAAGTACATGATCTGCAACGCCGACGAGTCGGAGCCCGGGACCTTCAAGGATCGGGAGCTCATCCTCGTCGACCCGCACATGATTCTCGAGGGAATCGCGATCGCGTCATATGCAATCGGCTCGAATACCGCCTACATCTACATCCGGGGAGAGTTCGCCGAGGAGGCCAGAATTCTCGAAACTGCAATCGCCGAAGCACGGCGCAAGGAGTTCCTCGGCAAGAACATCCTCGGGAGTGGCTTCGATCTCGATATTCACATCCACCGTGGAGCAGGCGCCTACATCTGCGGCGAGGAGACCGCCCTGATCGAGTCGATCGAGGGCAAGCGGGGCCAGCCGCGGCTCAAGCCTCCGTTCCCGGCAGTCGTCGGCCTGTTCGGGTGTCCCACGGTGGTCAACAACGTCGAAACCTTGGCCTGCGTGCCGCACATCATCGAGCACGGCGCCAGTTGGTTCGCGGGCATCGGCACCGAACGCAGCACCGGAACGAAGCTCTTCAGCGTTTCTGGCCACGTCGAGCGCCCAGGGGTCTATGAGGTGCCGATGGGCACGACCTTCCGCGAGATCATCGAGCGCCATTGCGGTGGAATTCGCGATGGAAGAGGGCTCAAAGCCTTCATCCCCGGCGGTTCGTCAGCGCCGGTACTGCCCGCCGCACTCGTCGATACGCCCGCCGATTTCGACGCCGTCGCTCAGGCCGGATCGATGCTCGGTTCCGGCGGCGTCATTGTCATGGACGAAACCGTCGACATGGTGTGGGCGCTGGAGAATCTACTCGTCTTCTATGCCCACGAATCCTGCGGCCAGTGCAGTCCCTGCCGTGAGGGCTCGGACTGGGCGGTCGACATCGTGCGCCGAATCCGCAGAGGCAACGGACAGCCGAAAGACATCGAGACTCTACGGAGGATCTCCCGATATGCCAGCCAGGGGATGACGATCTGTCCGTTGGGCGACGCCTTCTGCGGTCCGATAACGAGCTTCCTCGATCATTTCGGTGACGAGTTCGAACGTGCGATTGCCGAAGGCTCATTCGAGCAATCCAATGTGCAGCCGATCCTGCCGGTCCGTTCCGACACGGCGCTGTTCGGAGGGTAG